A stretch of the Arachis stenosperma cultivar V10309 chromosome 6, arast.V10309.gnm1.PFL2, whole genome shotgun sequence genome encodes the following:
- the LOC130933993 gene encoding uncharacterized protein LOC130933993: protein MGFERARAERKMQLKELENLRLEAYDNSRLYKEKMKAVNDKHIKRREFRPWELVLLYNSRLRLMPGKLRSRWEGPYRVEKAEPYGVFHLSHPSSSKFIKVNGHRLKLYHGEKMKKSKELEIFLLEDPTTTED from the coding sequence ATGGGATTTGAGAGGGCCAGAGCTGAAAGGAAGATGCAACTAAAAGAATTAGAgaaccttcgcctagaagcaTATGATAACTCCAGGCTAtacaaagagaagatgaaggctGTGAATGACAAGCACATTAAAAGGAGAGAGTTCAGACCATGGGAATTGGTTCTCCTTTACAACTCCAGACTGAGGCTTATGCCAGGCAAGctgagatcaagatgggaaggtccCTATAGAGTAGAGAAGGCAGAGCCATACGGAGTCTTTCACCTAAGTCATCCTTCAAGCTCCAAATTCATCAAGGTAAATGGACATCGCCTTAAGCTATATCATggtgagaagatgaagaaaagcaAGGAGCTGGAGATCTTTCTCTTAGAGGATCCAACCACAACGGAAGACTGA